A part of Dasypus novemcinctus isolate mDasNov1 chromosome 5, mDasNov1.1.hap2, whole genome shotgun sequence genomic DNA contains:
- the TEX47 gene encoding testis-expressed protein 47 — MEVKRDVAGHPRKNSKRTFPLESLLIPQVPRGNYLHFQEEKQRLQLKKFLLHRMFLVAKIPAKTEKKDITEYYEQVFQSILKRHLEEAVTGLLLIYPTSILHILESSNGTLFQILVDYVDHEEKSETEFMIQEMKIIAVSHNIPTRLFMQWHVSVIKVPVMYLNDVTQSQSLEELISEFLTQTHKLALHLYKTVKVGTKGPGDNLHQLVPELLLPEQIIMYLCKSEEFLDPETFLKMYNKPIHVTLDSEVVWPAPSRF, encoded by the exons ATGGAGGTCAAGCGGGACGTAGCAG GGCATCCcagaaagaacagcaaaaggaCTTTTCCATTGGAATCACTTCTGATACCACAAGTTCCACGTGGCAATTACTTGCACTTTCAGGAGGAGAAACAAAGACTACAGCTAAAGAAATTCCTCCTTCACAGGATGTTTCTCGTGGCCAAGATACCagcaaagacagaaaaaaaagatatcactGAATATTATGAACAAGTGTTTCAGTCCATTTTGAAACGTCACCTAGAAGAAGCAGTGACAGGGCTATTactcatataccccacttccaTTCTGCATATCCTCGAGTCCTCCAATGGGACTCTTTTCCAAATTCTTGTAGATTATGTCGACCATGAAGAAAAGAGTGAAACAGAATTTATGatccaagaaatgaaaattatagccGTGTCCCATAACATCCCAACGAGGCTCTTCATGCAATGGCATGTGTCAGTAATAAAAGTGCCTGTTATGTATCTCAATGACGTCACACAGTCACAGTCCCTAGAAGAACTCATCTCAGAATTCCTCACTCAAACTCATAAACTGGCACTCCACCTTTATAAGACTGTTAAGGTGGGGACTAAAGGACCAGGTGATAACTTGCACCAGCTTGTACCTGAATTACTACTTCCAGAACAAATAATAATGTACTTGTGTAAATCTGAAGAATTTCTGGACCCAGAAACATTCCTAAAAATGTATAATAAGCCCATACATGTCACTTTGGATTCTGAGGTGGTATGGCCAGCTCCTTCCCGTTTTTAG